In a single window of the Nocardiopsis composta genome:
- a CDS encoding DeoR/GlpR family DNA-binding transcription regulator, with protein MDSAERADLVVARLKDRGEVGVVELAEATGHSEMTIRRDLDRLAAQGVLRRVRGGAVSLVPRGQEPPFGLRERQAADAKRRIAAEVGEMIPAGSAVVLDSGTTAVEVARVLNGRPVTVMPLSLQAAQALEPSADTRVLMPGGEVRAGELNLHGPLAEAALAAVRFDVAVLGCCGLSVADGFTAHDLADVAVKRAAMRSARRTIAATDSTKIGHVAMGHVCPVGDLDALVTDAGADEGAVAEIRAAGVAVVTV; from the coding sequence ATGGACAGTGCGGAACGCGCGGATCTGGTGGTCGCCCGGCTCAAGGACAGGGGCGAAGTGGGCGTCGTCGAGCTCGCCGAGGCCACCGGGCATTCGGAGATGACCATCCGCCGCGACCTGGACCGGCTCGCCGCGCAGGGGGTGCTGCGCCGGGTGCGCGGCGGGGCGGTCAGCCTCGTCCCGCGCGGGCAGGAGCCGCCCTTCGGGCTGCGCGAGCGCCAGGCGGCCGACGCCAAGCGCCGCATCGCCGCCGAAGTGGGGGAGATGATCCCGGCCGGCAGTGCGGTCGTCCTGGACTCCGGCACCACCGCGGTGGAGGTCGCCCGGGTGCTCAACGGCCGCCCGGTCACCGTCATGCCGCTCTCCCTGCAGGCGGCCCAGGCGCTGGAGCCCTCCGCCGACACCCGGGTGCTGATGCCCGGCGGGGAGGTCCGCGCGGGCGAGCTCAACCTGCACGGGCCGCTGGCCGAGGCCGCGCTGGCCGCGGTCCGCTTCGACGTCGCCGTGCTCGGCTGCTGCGGGCTGTCCGTCGCCGACGGCTTCACCGCGCACGACCTGGCCGACGTCGCGGTCAAGCGCGCCGCGATGCGCTCGGCCCGGCGCACCATCGCGGCCACCGACTCGACCAAGATCGGCCACGTCGCGATGGGCCACGTCTGCCCGGTCGGCGACCTCGACGCGTTGGTCACCGACGCCGGCGCGGACGAGGGGGCGGTCGCCGAGATCCGCGCGGCCGGAGTCGCGGTCGTCACCGTCTGA
- a CDS encoding 4'-phosphopantetheinyl transferase family protein — protein sequence MIEEPVECEVWWASPAQSDPALLELLDDAERARHGRFRRAADRDRYAVAHALARLVLAEAAGCGPAEVAFVLECPHCDGTEDREPHGKPRPAGPAAGLELSISHSGDRVAVALARGVPVGVDVEEVSERRDVAGLAEMVLAPAERAALAALPAERSALAFYDYWARKEALLKASGEGIYSGLTAVSVTPPGEPPRVLSWATPGAPPLDRVRLQGLDAGSGYRAALAVLTPAPVAVAVRDAAPLLSPLAADDPPPG from the coding sequence GTGATCGAGGAACCGGTGGAATGCGAAGTGTGGTGGGCCTCCCCCGCCCAATCCGACCCGGCCCTGCTGGAACTGCTGGACGACGCGGAGCGCGCCCGGCACGGACGTTTCCGGCGCGCCGCCGACCGGGACCGCTACGCCGTCGCGCACGCGCTGGCCCGGCTGGTCCTCGCCGAAGCCGCGGGCTGCGGCCCCGCCGAGGTGGCCTTCGTCCTGGAGTGCCCGCACTGCGACGGGACAGAGGACCGCGAGCCGCACGGCAAACCCCGCCCGGCGGGCCCGGCCGCCGGCCTGGAGCTGTCCATCAGCCACTCCGGCGACCGCGTCGCCGTGGCACTGGCCCGCGGCGTCCCGGTCGGCGTCGACGTCGAGGAGGTCTCGGAGCGGCGGGACGTCGCAGGGCTGGCCGAGATGGTGCTGGCCCCGGCCGAGCGCGCGGCGCTGGCCGCGCTGCCCGCCGAGCGGTCCGCCCTCGCCTTCTACGACTACTGGGCCCGCAAGGAGGCGCTGCTCAAGGCGTCGGGCGAGGGGATCTACAGCGGGCTGACCGCGGTCTCCGTCACGCCCCCCGGCGAGCCGCCCCGCGTGCTGTCCTGGGCCACCCCCGGGGCTCCCCCGCTGGACCGGGTCCGCCTGCAGGGCCTGGACGCCGGTTCCGGCTACCGGGCGGCGCTCGCGGTCCTCACGCCGGCCCCGGTCGCCGTCGCCGTGCGCGACGCCGCCCCGCTGCTCTCCCCACTCGCCGCGGACGATCCTCCCCCGGGCTGA
- a CDS encoding LysE family translocator, with translation MPLPEHLGGFVATAVLMAVLPGPDFVLVTRNTARGGRRAGLGTAAGSVTGIAGWAVLATAGLAVLVSSHPEVLRVLQLAGAAYLTYLGLSAVLGLWRSRRARQAGAEAFDTVRDAGPGASRGGSPFLQGLLNNALNPKPLVFFVTVVPQFVTAPEAATAQTALLGAVSVAVVVCWWLVYVLGISTLAEFMRRRRVRQGIELTGGVALTAFGVALALAA, from the coding sequence ATGCCGCTTCCGGAGCACCTGGGCGGGTTCGTCGCGACGGCGGTGCTGATGGCGGTCCTTCCCGGGCCCGACTTCGTACTGGTGACCCGCAACACGGCGCGCGGCGGGCGCCGGGCAGGCCTGGGGACGGCGGCGGGGTCGGTGACCGGCATCGCGGGCTGGGCGGTGCTGGCCACCGCGGGCCTCGCCGTCCTGGTCTCCTCGCACCCGGAGGTGCTCCGGGTGCTCCAGCTGGCCGGTGCCGCCTACCTGACCTACCTCGGGCTGAGCGCGGTGCTCGGCCTGTGGCGGTCCCGCCGGGCCCGGCAGGCCGGCGCGGAGGCCTTCGACACGGTCCGGGACGCCGGACCCGGCGCCTCCCGCGGCGGCTCCCCGTTCCTCCAGGGGCTGCTGAACAACGCCTTGAACCCGAAGCCGCTGGTCTTCTTCGTCACGGTGGTCCCGCAGTTCGTCACGGCCCCGGAGGCGGCCACCGCGCAGACCGCGCTGCTCGGTGCGGTCTCGGTGGCGGTGGTGGTCTGCTGGTGGCTCGTCTACGTGCTGGGCATCAGCACCCTGGCGGAGTTCATGCGCCGCCGCCGCGTCCGCCAGGGCATCGAGCTGACCGGCGGCGTCGCGCTCACCGCCTTCGGTGTCGCCCTGGCCCTGGCGGCCTGA
- a CDS encoding Lrp/AsnC family transcriptional regulator: protein MPQNVDLDPVDLRILRVLQNDARITNRDLAAEVGVAASTCLDRVNRLRAAGVIEGYRLRVSPEALGLPIQAFLTLRTQHSREVLEPLTEHILAQPETRALYNIAGAADFLVLVACADVAALQRLIVDELTARPEIHQIQTMLVFQEWEGGPLLPPGAPAD, encoded by the coding sequence ATGCCGCAGAATGTCGATCTGGATCCGGTGGACCTGCGGATTCTCCGGGTCCTGCAGAACGATGCACGGATCACCAACCGCGACCTGGCCGCCGAGGTCGGCGTCGCCGCCTCCACCTGCCTGGACCGGGTGAACCGGCTGCGCGCCGCCGGCGTCATCGAGGGCTACCGGCTGCGCGTCTCCCCCGAGGCGCTCGGCCTGCCCATCCAGGCCTTCCTCACCTTGCGCACCCAGCACAGCCGGGAGGTGCTGGAACCTCTGACCGAGCACATCCTGGCCCAGCCGGAGACCCGGGCCCTGTACAACATCGCCGGCGCCGCGGACTTCCTCGTCCTGGTGGCCTGCGCCGACGTCGCCGCCCTGCAGCGGCTCATCGTCGACGAGCTGACCGCCCGGCCCGAGATCCACCAGATCCAGACGATGCTGGTGTTCCAGGAGTGGGAGGGCGGCCCGCTGCTCCCGCCCGGCGCGCCGGCGGACTGA
- a CDS encoding prolyl oligopeptidase family serine peptidase — MSAPAPRAVPASVVDTVHGRPVPDPYRWLEDSESTATRRWLDGREREFAAALKEWPLRDRLAADIRHLVDTDLWSPPRHRGRTAFASLRPAGAEHPRILAFDGPAPDRARTVFDPSAADPAGRTTLDAWEPSPDGRLVAVQTSTGGTERGSLRVLSAATGRPVEEPLAGLRYTHVAWLPPEAGLGDAFYYVRRDGAGVRGLWLHRVAPEGAPPVPDTLVRRCASPRTVPGVRLLGGRLLLATESHGTGHRNDLWLADVSAPGAAEAPDWAPLQVGEEAETAVDLGPDGLLYLRTTLGAPHRRICAAAPGSPGPEHWREVVPEDPGATLDGFTATGTAERPELLVVRTRLGISELTAHDARDGRPLRTVETPGEGMVSELEQDGAGGARFCYADVATQQTVQLLAAGAPRPVAWPPPGPGRRPPAPAARVRRTALHGRSADGTRVPVTLFSADGGDRPGPTLLHAYGGFGRPRMFGFSATVLAWLRAGGRYAVAHVRGGGDGGRDWHRLGARRNKMRSVEDLAAAADALVERGHCTRDRLCLSGGSAGGLLVLAAAALRPGMCAAVIASAPLADMARFERFGLGAMWTREFGTAADPDDFAALMAYSPYHVALESAGPDHPAVLLTGFHSDTRTGAEHPRKMCAALQGAGAPALLRYERDVGHGARAVSRAVDLAADAHAFAAARIGLPPRPGPPGP; from the coding sequence GTGAGCGCCCCGGCTCCCCGGGCGGTGCCCGCCTCGGTGGTGGACACCGTGCACGGCCGCCCCGTCCCCGACCCCTACCGGTGGCTCGAGGACTCCGAGAGCACCGCCACCCGGCGCTGGCTGGACGGACGCGAGCGCGAGTTCGCCGCCGCGCTCAAGGAGTGGCCGCTGCGCGACCGGCTCGCCGCCGACATCCGGCACCTGGTCGACACCGACCTGTGGTCGCCGCCGCGGCACCGCGGCCGCACCGCCTTCGCCTCGCTGCGGCCCGCCGGCGCGGAGCACCCGCGCATCCTCGCCTTCGACGGCCCCGCCCCGGACCGGGCGCGCACCGTGTTCGACCCCTCGGCGGCCGACCCCGCCGGGCGCACCACGCTGGACGCCTGGGAGCCCTCCCCCGACGGCCGCCTGGTGGCCGTGCAGACCTCCACCGGCGGCACCGAGCGCGGATCGCTGCGCGTGCTGTCCGCGGCCACCGGCCGCCCGGTCGAGGAACCCCTCGCCGGCCTGCGCTACACCCACGTCGCCTGGCTCCCACCGGAGGCCGGGCTCGGCGACGCCTTCTACTACGTGCGGCGGGACGGCGCGGGCGTGCGCGGGCTCTGGCTGCACCGGGTCGCCCCCGAGGGCGCCCCGCCGGTCCCCGACACGCTGGTGCGCCGGTGCGCCTCCCCCCGGACCGTGCCCGGCGTGCGGCTGCTCGGCGGCAGGCTGCTGCTGGCCACCGAGAGCCACGGCACCGGCCACCGCAACGACCTGTGGCTCGCCGACGTCTCCGCCCCCGGCGCCGCCGAGGCGCCCGACTGGGCGCCGCTGCAGGTCGGCGAGGAGGCCGAGACCGCGGTCGACCTCGGCCCCGACGGCCTGCTCTACCTGCGCACCACGCTGGGCGCCCCGCACCGGCGGATCTGCGCGGCCGCCCCCGGCTCCCCCGGCCCCGAGCACTGGCGCGAGGTCGTCCCCGAGGACCCCGGCGCCACCCTGGACGGGTTCACCGCCACCGGCACCGCGGAGCGGCCCGAGCTGCTGGTGGTCCGCACCCGGCTGGGCATCAGCGAGCTGACCGCGCACGACGCGCGGGACGGCCGCCCGCTGCGCACCGTCGAGACGCCCGGCGAGGGCATGGTCTCCGAACTGGAGCAGGACGGGGCCGGCGGCGCGCGGTTCTGCTACGCCGACGTCGCCACCCAGCAGACCGTGCAGCTGCTCGCCGCCGGCGCGCCGCGCCCCGTCGCCTGGCCGCCGCCCGGCCCCGGCAGGCGGCCGCCCGCACCCGCCGCCCGGGTCCGCCGGACGGCGCTGCACGGCCGCTCCGCCGACGGCACCCGGGTGCCGGTCACCCTGTTCTCCGCGGACGGCGGCGACCGCCCCGGCCCCACCCTGCTGCACGCCTACGGCGGCTTCGGCCGCCCCCGTATGTTCGGGTTCAGCGCCACCGTGCTGGCCTGGCTGCGCGCCGGGGGCCGGTACGCCGTGGCCCACGTGCGCGGCGGCGGCGACGGCGGCCGGGATTGGCACCGGCTCGGCGCCCGCCGGAACAAGATGCGCTCGGTGGAGGACCTCGCGGCCGCCGCCGACGCCCTGGTCGAGCGGGGCCACTGCACCCGGGACCGGCTCTGCCTGTCCGGCGGCTCGGCCGGCGGGCTGCTGGTACTGGCCGCCGCGGCGCTCCGCCCCGGCATGTGCGCGGCGGTGATCGCCTCGGCGCCGCTGGCCGACATGGCCCGGTTCGAGCGGTTCGGCCTGGGCGCCATGTGGACCCGCGAGTTCGGCACCGCCGCCGACCCGGACGACTTCGCCGCACTGATGGCCTACTCGCCCTACCACGTCGCGCTGGAGAGCGCCGGGCCGGACCACCCGGCGGTGCTGCTGACCGGGTTCCACTCCGACACCCGCACCGGCGCGGAGCACCCCCGCAAGATGTGCGCGGCCCTGCAGGGCGCCGGCGCCCCGGCGCTGCTGCGCTACGAGCGCGACGTGGGCCACGGTGCCCGCGCGGTGTCCCGCGCCGTCGACCTGGCGGCCGACGCGCACGCCTTCGCCGCGGCCCGGATCGGGCTGCCGCCGCGCCCGGGACCGCCGGGCCCCTGA
- a CDS encoding JmjC domain-containing protein, with the protein MTDALFTGTVRDAIGREELAARISEDVIFADIGEEAVRALLDFDVLDEILTTRPLAPPRLRLHREGSPVPADRYTATGELSRSATRVIRPEGLYRELRAGASLVLDSIDRLHPPIRAAADDLMRLVRERAQANLYLIWGDSHGFDTHWDDHDTFIIQVIGTKAWKVHGQGSRPYPMKVDSDHAHTAPEGTVWEGVLRPGHVLHVPRGWWHTVTGTGDVSAHLTFGFTRATGVDWARSLVERLFEEEVFRRDLPRFSAAEDRRKHHDRLVRVLAELAEEHGVDDFLADRDARFPRRQSFSLRAAVEDDAPIGPGTLVEFVPLLDPPVERDGDRITVAVSGRRYGLPASAEPVLAVLARDRELSAAELAERSGASRETTAAVLRALVRHHLVLLR; encoded by the coding sequence ATGACCGACGCCCTGTTCACCGGAACCGTGCGCGACGCCATCGGCCGGGAAGAACTGGCCGCCCGGATCTCCGAGGACGTGATCTTCGCCGACATCGGCGAGGAGGCGGTGCGCGCGCTGCTCGACTTCGACGTCCTCGACGAGATCCTCACCACCCGGCCGCTGGCCCCGCCTCGGCTGCGGCTGCACCGCGAGGGGTCGCCGGTCCCGGCCGACCGGTACACCGCCACCGGCGAGCTGTCCCGATCCGCCACCCGGGTGATCCGGCCCGAAGGGCTCTACCGCGAGCTGCGCGCCGGGGCCAGCCTGGTGCTGGACAGCATCGACCGGCTGCACCCGCCGATCCGCGCCGCCGCCGACGACCTGATGCGCCTGGTCCGCGAGCGCGCCCAGGCCAACCTGTACCTGATCTGGGGGGACTCGCACGGCTTCGACACCCACTGGGACGACCACGACACCTTCATCATCCAGGTGATCGGGACCAAGGCCTGGAAGGTGCACGGCCAGGGCAGCCGGCCCTACCCGATGAAGGTCGACTCCGACCACGCGCACACCGCCCCGGAGGGCACGGTGTGGGAGGGGGTGCTGCGCCCCGGTCACGTGCTGCACGTCCCGCGCGGCTGGTGGCACACGGTCACCGGCACCGGCGACGTCAGCGCGCACCTGACCTTCGGGTTCACCCGCGCCACCGGGGTCGACTGGGCGCGCTCGCTGGTGGAGCGGCTGTTCGAGGAGGAGGTGTTCCGCCGCGACCTGCCCCGGTTCTCCGCGGCCGAGGACCGCCGCAAGCACCACGACCGGCTGGTCCGGGTCCTGGCCGAGCTGGCAGAGGAGCACGGCGTGGACGACTTCCTCGCCGACCGGGACGCCCGCTTCCCGCGCCGGCAGTCCTTCTCGCTGCGCGCGGCGGTCGAGGACGACGCCCCGATCGGCCCCGGCACCCTGGTGGAGTTCGTCCCGCTGCTCGACCCGCCGGTCGAGCGCGACGGGGACCGGATCACGGTGGCCGTGTCCGGCCGCCGGTACGGCCTGCCCGCATCGGCCGAGCCGGTGCTGGCCGTGCTGGCCCGGGACCGCGAACTGAGCGCGGCGGAGCTGGCCGAACGCTCCGGTGCCTCCCGGGAGACCACCGCGGCGGTGCTGCGCGCGCTGGTCCGCCACCACCTGGTGCTGCTCCGCTGA
- a CDS encoding TetR/AcrR family transcriptional regulator: MTSQHSDASDDGPSTLDLLWGVRGRPRRGPRPKLDLDAVLDAAIGVADAEGLEAVTMQRVARELGFTTMSLYRYVQGKEQLVELMTDAALDAAPEPPGGAGWRDELRGWVRAMYAALLRRPWLLYAQMYGPPRGPRQLSWLEAAAGPLRRAGLGAEHTMAVASYLSISVMGMARVAAELRQVHEESGATHVQLDAGYTGVLRRAASTGRYPAIGALLAEEGPDGFGPPSEEGEAGAFGDLGPDLDFAVERLLDGVEAFTSAPAGRKAPDGGDGADGADDPGHG; this comes from the coding sequence CGGCCCGAGCACCCTCGACCTGCTCTGGGGTGTCCGCGGGCGCCCCCGCCGGGGTCCCCGCCCCAAGCTCGACCTGGACGCGGTCCTGGACGCGGCGATCGGCGTCGCCGACGCCGAGGGGCTGGAAGCGGTGACCATGCAGCGCGTCGCCCGCGAACTGGGCTTCACCACCATGTCGCTCTACCGCTACGTGCAGGGCAAGGAGCAGCTGGTCGAGCTGATGACCGACGCCGCCCTGGACGCCGCGCCCGAGCCGCCCGGCGGGGCCGGATGGCGGGACGAGCTGCGGGGGTGGGTGCGGGCCATGTACGCGGCGCTGCTGAGGCGGCCGTGGCTGCTGTACGCCCAGATGTACGGCCCGCCGCGCGGCCCCCGCCAGCTGAGCTGGCTGGAGGCCGCGGCGGGGCCGCTGCGCCGGGCCGGCCTGGGCGCCGAGCACACCATGGCCGTCGCCTCGTACCTGAGCATCTCGGTGATGGGCATGGCGCGGGTCGCGGCCGAGCTGCGGCAGGTCCACGAGGAGAGCGGGGCCACCCACGTCCAGCTCGACGCCGGCTACACCGGGGTGCTCCGGCGCGCGGCGTCCACCGGGCGCTACCCCGCCATCGGCGCGCTCCTCGCCGAGGAGGGCCCCGATGGATTCGGCCCGCCCTCTGAGGAGGGCGAAGCCGGGGCGTTCGGCGACCTCGGCCCGGACCTGGACTTCGCCGTCGAGCGTCTGCTGGACGGCGTCGAGGCGTTCACGTCCGCCCCCGCCGGCCGGAAGGCCCCGGACGGAGGCGACGGAGCCGACGGCGCCGACGACCCCGGGCACGGCTGA